A single region of the Sulfitobacter geojensis genome encodes:
- a CDS encoding MarR family EPS-associated transcriptional regulator, producing the protein MVKPISEDVHFRVLRVLNDRPGLSQREIAQELGVSLGAVNYCLRALVEKGQIKVQNFRASDNKLRYAYILTPRGMAQKAQLTGAFLKRKIAEYEALKAEIEAVKSEM; encoded by the coding sequence ATGGTTAAGCCTATATCCGAAGATGTGCATTTCCGGGTGCTGCGTGTGTTGAACGACCGGCCCGGCCTTTCCCAGCGAGAGATCGCACAGGAGTTGGGGGTGAGCCTTGGGGCGGTCAACTATTGCCTGCGCGCCCTGGTGGAAAAGGGCCAGATAAAGGTTCAGAACTTTCGCGCATCAGATAATAAGTTGCGTTACGCCTATATTTTGACGCCTCGTGGGATGGCCCAAAAAGCGCAGCTAACGGGAGCGTTTTTGAAGCGCAAGATTGCTGAGTATGAGGCTTTGAAGGCCGAAATCGAAGCGGTTAAGAGTGAGATGTAG
- a CDS encoding bifunctional sulfate adenylyltransferase/adenylylsulfate kinase: MLENIMNLAPIPELYVSYESAQKMKMEAGDLVSHDLTPRQICDLELLMNGGFNPLKGFLSEEDYNGVVDNMRLADGTLWPIPITLDVSEDFAAKLEVGQDIALRDQEGVILATMTVSDRWEPNKAHEAAQVFGADDSAHPAVNYLHNQAGKIYLGGPVTGIQQPVHYDFRARRDTPNELRAYFRKVGWRKVVAFQTRNPLHRAHQELTFRAAREAQANLLIHPVVGMTKPGDVDHFTRVRCYEAVLDQYPQATTSMSLLNLAMRMAGPREAVWHGLIRKNHGCTHFIVGRDHAGPGKNSAGDDFYGPYDAQDLFREHQEEMGIEMVDFKHMVYVQERAQYEPADEIADKENVTILNISGTELRRRLQEGLEIPEWFSFPEVVTELRRTRPPRNKQGFTVFFTGFSGSGKSTIANALMVKLMEMGGRPVTLLDGDIVRKNLSSELGFSKEHRDLNIRRIGYVASEITKNGGIAICAPIAPYATTRRAVREDVEDFGAFVEVHVATSIEECERRDRKGLYKLAREGKIKEFTGISDPYDVPESPELAVETENVDVDNCAHQVLLKLESMGLI, encoded by the coding sequence ATGCTTGAAAATATTATGAACCTCGCTCCGATCCCGGAGCTTTATGTATCTTACGAATCCGCGCAGAAGATGAAAATGGAAGCGGGCGACCTTGTCAGCCACGACCTGACACCGCGCCAGATTTGTGATCTGGAACTGCTGATGAACGGTGGGTTCAATCCGCTCAAGGGGTTCCTGTCGGAAGAAGATTATAACGGCGTTGTCGACAATATGCGGCTGGCAGATGGCACGCTTTGGCCGATCCCGATCACGCTGGACGTCTCCGAAGATTTCGCGGCAAAGCTGGAAGTCGGACAGGACATCGCCCTGCGCGACCAAGAGGGCGTGATCCTCGCCACCATGACCGTCAGCGATCGCTGGGAGCCGAACAAGGCGCATGAAGCGGCGCAGGTTTTTGGAGCCGATGACAGCGCCCATCCAGCGGTGAACTATCTGCACAATCAGGCCGGCAAAATCTATCTGGGCGGTCCCGTGACCGGCATCCAACAGCCCGTGCATTATGATTTCCGCGCCCGCCGCGACACGCCGAACGAACTGCGCGCCTATTTCCGCAAGGTAGGCTGGCGCAAGGTTGTGGCCTTTCAAACCCGCAACCCCCTGCACCGTGCTCATCAGGAACTGACCTTCCGCGCCGCGCGTGAAGCACAGGCGAACTTGCTGATCCACCCTGTTGTCGGCATGACCAAACCCGGTGACGTCGATCACTTTACCCGTGTGCGCTGTTACGAAGCGGTCCTTGATCAATACCCGCAGGCGACCACATCCATGTCCCTGCTGAACCTTGCAATGCGCATGGCCGGCCCGCGCGAAGCGGTCTGGCACGGGCTGATCCGCAAAAACCACGGCTGCACCCATTTCATCGTCGGCCGCGACCACGCTGGCCCCGGCAAAAACTCAGCCGGTGACGATTTCTATGGCCCCTATGATGCGCAGGATCTGTTCCGCGAACATCAGGAAGAAATGGGCATCGAGATGGTCGATTTCAAACACATGGTCTATGTGCAGGAACGCGCCCAATACGAACCCGCCGACGAAATCGCCGACAAGGAAAACGTCACCATCCTGAACATCTCCGGCACCGAATTGCGCCGTCGTTTGCAGGAAGGTCTGGAAATCCCTGAATGGTTCTCCTTCCCCGAAGTCGTCACCGAATTGCGCCGCACCCGTCCGCCGCGCAACAAACAGGGGTTCACCGTGTTCTTCACCGGTTTCTCAGGCTCCGGCAAATCCACCATCGCCAATGCCTTGATGGTCAAACTAATGGAAATGGGCGGACGCCCCGTGACTCTGCTGGACGGCGACATTGTGCGCAAGAACCTCAGCTCCGAGCTGGGCTTTAGCAAGGAACACCGCGATCTGAACATCCGCCGCATCGGCTATGTTGCGTCCGAGATCACCAAAAACGGCGGCATCGCCATCTGTGCGCCCATCGCGCCTTATGCCACCACCCGCCGCGCTGTGCGTGAAGACGTCGAAGACTTTGGCGCCTTTGTCGAGGTCCACGTCGCGACCAGCATCGAAGAATGCGAACGCCGTGACCGCAAGGGTCTGTACAAACTGGCCCGCGAAGGCAAGATCAAGGAATTTACGGGCATTTCAGACCCTTACGATGTGCCTGAATCTCCTGAACTGGCCGTCGAAACCGAAAATGTCGATGTGGATAACTGCGCCCATCAGGTGCTTTTGAAACTGGAAAGCATGGGACTGATTTGA
- a CDS encoding YjbF family lipoprotein, with protein MALTLAGCSNPALQERTFGILTGEPVQETPTQFPRFQPVLQAGKGPALNVRVTETGVRGGFLREAKRGNIESWLGNDGVSLTFDRGVLHGTRGIGAGLLASDVSQVANAVLAGRSGEVQRIHTYLNGNDQAVSRAYSCTITNQGSETIDLDTGATSTRRMSENCRNLDQAFTNTYWVDPRRGTIVQSRQWGGEDIGELAITKVFNF; from the coding sequence GTGGCACTGACCCTAGCGGGCTGTAGTAACCCGGCACTTCAGGAACGCACATTCGGCATTCTGACAGGCGAACCTGTGCAGGAAACCCCGACGCAATTCCCCCGCTTTCAGCCGGTTTTGCAGGCTGGCAAAGGCCCAGCACTGAACGTCCGCGTCACCGAAACCGGTGTCCGGGGCGGGTTCCTGCGCGAAGCAAAGCGCGGCAATATCGAAAGCTGGCTTGGCAATGACGGGGTTTCCCTGACTTTCGACCGTGGCGTCCTGCATGGCACGCGTGGCATCGGTGCAGGGCTGCTGGCCTCTGATGTGTCACAAGTGGCAAACGCCGTCCTTGCCGGTCGCTCGGGCGAGGTGCAACGCATTCACACCTATCTGAATGGCAACGATCAGGCTGTCAGCCGCGCCTATAGCTGCACGATCACGAACCAAGGGTCCGAAACGATTGATCTGGACACCGGCGCGACATCCACCCGCCGCATGTCAGAGAACTGTCGCAATCTGGATCAGGCGTTCACCAACACCTATTGGGTTGATCCCCGCCGCGGGACCATCGTTCAGTCTCGACAGTGGGGCGGCGAAGACATTGGCGAGCTGGCCATTACCAAGGTATTCAACTTCTGA
- the nusG gene encoding transcription termination/antitermination protein NusG has translation MANTEIMQELPWFVVQLRPHGLKRALDHLQRQNFPTFAPMYEKTVVRSGTSRQTRAPLFPGYIFVRFEHENARWTSINSTRGVSRIISPTPLPKQLIGGIMARCDESGLLAPPATLAVGDEIRVISGPFAEIITTIETLPDQARIGVLIDLMGRKVRTSLPRDQIEKL, from the coding sequence ATGGCTAACACCGAAATCATGCAGGAGCTCCCTTGGTTTGTGGTTCAACTGCGCCCGCATGGCCTCAAACGCGCATTGGACCACCTGCAGCGGCAAAACTTCCCCACCTTTGCGCCGATGTACGAAAAAACGGTTGTCCGAAGTGGCACAAGCAGGCAAACACGCGCTCCACTCTTCCCGGGGTATATTTTTGTCCGCTTTGAGCATGAAAACGCGCGATGGACCTCCATCAACTCCACACGTGGCGTGTCGCGAATTATCTCACCAACGCCCCTGCCGAAGCAACTCATAGGCGGCATAATGGCGCGATGTGATGAGAGCGGGCTGCTTGCTCCTCCAGCGACCCTTGCTGTGGGCGACGAAATCCGTGTGATCTCAGGTCCATTCGCCGAGATCATCACAACGATTGAGACGTTGCCAGATCAAGCACGCATTGGCGTTTTGATTGATCTCATGGGGCGAAAAGTTCGAACATCCCTCCCACGAGACCAGATCGAGAAACTGTAG
- a CDS encoding polysaccharide biosynthesis/export family protein translates to MFKLPIAASILFFLASCGSVYVSPKVDARDGKVRVLPVNAETVLVANRARYNPKQLPAVFFQNAGGAGSVRGAGAVPPTSQSEQQRPAAMTLRIPPNAAAGPYRIGVGDVLLLATKSGGSTVEELSGLLAAQNSRQGYTVQDDGAIAIPDVGRVNLDGLTLEEAEAQLFQSLVQSQIDPTFSLEIAEFNSKRVSLGGAVSNPTVAPITLTPLYLDEALAAAGGISTRDLEFASIRIYRDGTLYQIPLEEYLRRADLQKVRLVNGDSVFVDTEFELEKAQSYFQEQITLAQFRQQGRVQALAELNAEVNLRRSSLSEERSNFKDRVDFDAVDRDFVYLTGEVSKPGRFTMPFGRQASLADALYSDSGFSSETGNPSQIYVLRGSSDPAEFGAVTAWHLDARNAANMSLATRFKMQPNDIVFIAEQPITRWNRALKQVFPSVISLGNAVTN, encoded by the coding sequence ATGTTTAAACTGCCTATTGCTGCGTCGATTCTGTTCTTTCTGGCAAGCTGTGGAAGCGTCTATGTTTCCCCGAAGGTGGATGCCCGCGACGGTAAGGTGCGTGTGCTTCCGGTGAATGCAGAAACCGTTCTGGTTGCGAATCGTGCAAGATATAATCCCAAACAATTGCCTGCCGTTTTCTTCCAGAATGCGGGTGGTGCGGGGTCTGTGCGGGGTGCCGGTGCGGTTCCGCCAACCAGTCAAAGCGAACAGCAGCGTCCGGCGGCGATGACCCTGCGTATTCCGCCAAACGCGGCGGCAGGTCCATACCGGATTGGTGTCGGTGATGTTCTGCTGTTGGCCACAAAATCCGGCGGCAGCACGGTTGAGGAACTAAGCGGGCTGCTGGCTGCGCAGAATTCCCGCCAAGGGTATACAGTACAGGACGACGGTGCGATTGCGATACCGGATGTCGGCCGCGTTAACCTTGATGGTTTGACGTTGGAAGAAGCAGAAGCGCAATTGTTTCAAAGCCTTGTGCAAAGCCAGATTGACCCGACCTTCAGCCTAGAAATCGCAGAGTTCAACTCCAAGCGCGTGTCACTGGGGGGGGCCGTTTCAAATCCGACAGTGGCACCGATCACGCTGACGCCGCTTTATCTGGACGAAGCACTGGCCGCGGCGGGTGGTATCTCGACCCGGGATCTGGAGTTCGCGTCGATCCGTATTTACCGCGATGGCACATTGTACCAAATCCCGCTTGAGGAATATCTGCGACGTGCTGATCTGCAAAAAGTCCGTCTTGTGAATGGCGATAGCGTTTTTGTCGACACCGAGTTCGAGCTGGAAAAAGCGCAATCGTATTTCCAAGAGCAGATCACCCTTGCCCAATTCCGCCAGCAGGGCCGCGTTCAGGCTCTTGCAGAATTGAACGCCGAAGTGAACTTGCGCCGTTCGTCGTTGAGTGAAGAGCGGAGCAACTTTAAAGACCGCGTTGATTTTGACGCCGTTGACCGCGACTTTGTCTATCTGACGGGCGAAGTATCAAAGCCCGGCCGGTTCACGATGCCCTTCGGGCGTCAGGCGTCGCTTGCGGATGCGCTGTATTCCGACAGTGGTTTTTCAAGCGAAACAGGCAACCCCTCCCAGATTTACGTGCTGCGCGGATCGTCCGACCCGGCCGAATTTGGCGCGGTCACCGCATGGCACCTTGATGCACGAAACGCGGCCAATATGAGCCTTGCGACACGCTTCAAAATGCAGCCCAACGACATTGTGTTCATCGCAGAACAGCCGATCACCCGCTGGAACCGTGCGCTTAAGCAAGTGTTCCCGTCGGTTATCAGCTTGGGCAACGCCGTAACCAACTAA
- a CDS encoding polysaccharide biosynthesis protein — MSRVVQSVLITGGTGSFGKTMLRGLLDQGVDEVRILSRDEEKQDALRNDLRDDRVRYYIGDIRDRDSVERAAYGVQCVFHAAALKQVPSCEFFPHEAVRTNIIGSENVIRAAIRSEVESLVCLSTDKAVFPVNAMGMSKAMMEKAAQAAARDLGVGAKTTISCVRYGNVMYSRGSAIPLFIRQIKLGNPITVTEPSMTRFLMPLRDSVALVNYAFDHANQGDLFIKKAPASTIIDLVSAIKELFEVPGHPVEIIGWRHAEKLYETLASAQELTSSEDLGDYYRIVMDQRGLNYKQYFSEGDTGTAAYEDYHSHNTEQLSVEGVKDLLLGLPEVQTELAAWKSGR, encoded by the coding sequence ATGAGTAGAGTGGTTCAGAGTGTATTAATTACCGGTGGTACCGGATCCTTCGGTAAGACCATGTTGCGGGGCTTATTGGATCAAGGAGTGGATGAGGTCCGCATCCTTAGCCGTGATGAGGAAAAGCAAGACGCGCTGCGCAATGATTTGCGTGACGATCGGGTGCGATATTATATCGGAGATATTCGCGACCGCGACAGCGTCGAGCGGGCGGCCTACGGGGTGCAATGCGTGTTTCATGCCGCTGCGCTGAAGCAGGTTCCATCTTGTGAATTCTTTCCGCATGAAGCAGTGCGTACTAACATCATAGGCTCTGAAAACGTCATCCGCGCGGCAATTCGTTCTGAGGTCGAAAGCCTTGTCTGTCTTTCTACGGACAAAGCGGTATTTCCAGTGAATGCGATGGGCATGTCGAAGGCGATGATGGAAAAGGCGGCTCAAGCCGCGGCACGCGACTTGGGCGTTGGTGCTAAAACAACGATCTCCTGTGTGCGCTATGGTAATGTGATGTACTCGCGTGGCAGCGCAATTCCGCTGTTTATTCGTCAGATCAAGTTGGGCAACCCGATTACGGTGACAGAGCCATCGATGACCCGATTCCTAATGCCGCTGCGAGACAGTGTTGCGCTTGTAAATTATGCGTTTGATCACGCAAATCAGGGTGATTTGTTCATTAAGAAAGCGCCTGCGTCAACAATTATTGACCTTGTAAGCGCCATAAAAGAGTTGTTCGAAGTGCCGGGCCATCCCGTTGAAATCATCGGCTGGCGCCACGCGGAGAAGCTGTATGAAACGCTCGCGAGTGCGCAAGAACTGACCAGCTCAGAGGACTTGGGTGATTATTACCGCATCGTGATGGATCAACGCGGCCTGAACTATAAGCAATATTTCAGCGAGGGTGATACCGGGACGGCGGCGTACGAGGATTATCATTCTCACAACACAGAGCAGTTGTCGGTCGAGGGTGTTAAGGATCTTTTGTTGGGCTTACCTGAAGTGCAAACGGAGCTTGCCGCCTGGAAGAGTGGCCGATGA
- a CDS encoding nucleotide sugar dehydrogenase: MDLLKKLQRIDATIGIIGLGYVGLPLAIASAKAGFSVIGFDVDDSKVERLYAGQSYIEAVSGADLKATAKRCAWTVDFTQLASCDVVVICVPTPLNQHREPDLSYVEDTARVIAKHMTSDTLVVLESTTWPGTTEDVLKPLLAESGHALGQEIFVGYSPEREDPGNTTYRTQTIPKVIAGDGPAAQAMMEAYYGAVVETIVTVPTPTVAEAVKITENIFRSVNIALVNELKLIYDEMGIDVWEVIDGAATKPFGYMPFYPGPGLGGHCIPIDPFYLTWRAREFDVPTRFIELAGEINTNMPHHIVHRTREVLDLAKGRGLNGAKLLLVGVAYKKNVSDMRESPAMRLMQLFEEAGSSVAFIDPHVPNIPPMREYGVFEGRAALEPDAIAEAGFDAVVIATDHDDVDYTALLALGCPVVDTRNAIAKRGLDMVNVTKA; this comes from the coding sequence GTGGACCTTCTCAAAAAGCTGCAACGTATTGACGCGACAATCGGCATTATCGGGCTTGGCTATGTCGGGCTTCCGCTTGCTATTGCATCGGCCAAAGCGGGTTTTTCCGTGATCGGCTTTGATGTTGATGACAGTAAGGTGGAGCGGCTCTATGCGGGTCAAAGCTACATCGAAGCTGTTTCCGGCGCTGACCTGAAAGCGACAGCAAAACGTTGTGCATGGACGGTTGATTTTACACAATTGGCCAGCTGCGATGTCGTCGTGATTTGTGTTCCGACGCCGCTGAACCAGCATCGCGAACCTGATCTTTCTTATGTGGAAGACACCGCGCGGGTTATTGCAAAACATATGACGTCGGACACATTGGTCGTGCTGGAATCAACCACTTGGCCGGGCACCACTGAAGACGTGTTGAAACCCTTGCTGGCCGAAAGTGGCCATGCATTGGGGCAGGAGATTTTCGTCGGGTATTCGCCGGAACGGGAAGATCCGGGCAATACGACCTATCGTACACAGACCATTCCCAAAGTGATCGCCGGTGACGGGCCAGCGGCGCAGGCGATGATGGAAGCCTATTACGGTGCGGTGGTGGAAACGATTGTGACGGTGCCGACGCCGACTGTTGCCGAAGCCGTCAAGATTACCGAGAATATCTTTCGTTCGGTTAACATTGCTTTGGTCAATGAGTTGAAGCTGATCTATGACGAAATGGGCATCGACGTTTGGGAAGTGATTGACGGCGCTGCAACCAAACCGTTTGGCTATATGCCGTTTTACCCCGGTCCCGGGCTTGGCGGGCACTGTATCCCGATTGATCCATTTTATCTGACGTGGCGGGCGCGTGAATTTGATGTTCCGACGCGGTTCATTGAATTGGCCGGTGAAATTAACACGAACATGCCGCATCATATCGTGCATCGCACCCGCGAAGTTCTGGATCTTGCAAAGGGCAGGGGGCTAAATGGTGCAAAGCTGCTGTTGGTCGGTGTGGCGTATAAAAAGAACGTTTCGGATATGCGCGAAAGCCCAGCAATGCGGTTGATGCAACTGTTTGAGGAGGCGGGTTCAAGCGTCGCGTTTATTGATCCGCATGTGCCGAACATACCGCCGATGCGCGAGTATGGTGTATTCGAGGGACGCGCGGCGCTGGAACCTGATGCAATTGCGGAGGCAGGGTTCGATGCCGTGGTGATCGCGACGGACCATGACGACGTTGATTATACGGCCCTTCTTGCGCTGGGATGCCCTGTGGTGGACACCCGCAATGCGATTGCGAAACGCGGATTGGACATGGTCAATGTGACCAAGGCGTGA
- a CDS encoding metallophosphoesterase family protein, with amino-acid sequence MLKRLKSLFSTIQSPTQQADADIAAIAPERLLLVLGDIHGSFDLMGQAIRRVEEYVEAVPERAAQNPQLIFVGDYIDRGEQSKQVLDWIYDLAMQMPDAVTCLMGNHERMMLDFIDDPVGRGARWLRNGGLQALASYNIGRVRENSDAEELVEASLALEAALPEGMLHWLRNLPLQYQSGNVCVVHAAMDPHLAPHDQTRQTMLWGHNEFMSTPRTDGIWVVHGHTIVKEPQLHPQRISIDTGAYHTGRLTAAAIGPGTCEFI; translated from the coding sequence GTGTTAAAACGACTGAAATCCCTGTTCTCGACGATACAATCACCGACACAGCAGGCGGACGCCGATATTGCCGCCATCGCGCCAGAGCGTTTGCTGCTGGTCTTGGGGGATATTCACGGTTCTTTTGACCTTATGGGGCAGGCCATTCGACGCGTCGAGGAATATGTAGAAGCGGTGCCAGAGCGTGCCGCACAGAACCCTCAGCTTATTTTCGTAGGCGATTACATTGATCGCGGCGAGCAGTCCAAGCAAGTGCTGGACTGGATATACGACCTCGCGATGCAAATGCCCGATGCGGTGACCTGTCTGATGGGGAACCACGAACGGATGATGCTCGACTTTATCGACGATCCTGTCGGGCGTGGTGCGCGGTGGTTGCGTAATGGCGGGTTGCAGGCTCTTGCAAGTTACAACATCGGACGGGTCCGCGAAAATTCGGATGCTGAGGAGCTGGTCGAGGCTAGCCTAGCGTTGGAGGCAGCCCTTCCGGAGGGCATGCTACACTGGCTGCGCAATCTGCCGCTGCAATATCAAAGTGGCAATGTCTGTGTGGTGCATGCGGCAATGGACCCGCATTTGGCACCGCATGATCAGACCCGCCAGACAATGCTGTGGGGGCATAACGAGTTCATGTCGACCCCCCGTACTGACGGAATCTGGGTTGTGCACGGGCACACAATTGTAAAAGAACCGCAGTTGCACCCCCAGCGGATTTCGATCGATACGGGGGCCTATCATACGGGTCGTTTAACGGCTGCGGCGATTGGGCCTGGCACTTGCGAATTCATCTAA
- a CDS encoding YjbH domain-containing protein, with the protein MRRRASAFFILAFGTASALALTNAAAQSDRTALSTYGTPGLIETPTARSLKDGELAFTTSLVGPTLRNTVTFQILPRVSGSFRYTRIDGGQADGTPNFDRSFDISFQLLDEGELRPAVALGLRDFLGTGLYSGEYLVATKSIGSKLEVTGGIGWGRFAGRDSFTNPLGVIDDRFETRPGGSSNTGGQVETGNWFRGPASLFGGVAYHLNDRTTLFAEYSTDTYDRDTAQGLIDISSPVNFGLQYGFRNGIDLKAYVVGGEEIGAQFSYVLDPAKRFNAGGRETSPRPVGSRNDLAVAEWNNSARGGGTEAATRVLNARLADEGLVLQSFEMSGGRAIARIENTRWDIEAQAAGRAARAMATTLPPKIEELVVVFQDKGVPISRVVTQRSDLEELQYDYDGSWRSYARAEIQDAADEGRAGELSGAYPVFDYGLSPYMALSFFDPDNPVRAEAGAELKLSYRPSPGLTFAGRFRYPFAGNIGDSDRVSDSAIEPVRTNAVLYARESELEVNTLTAEYMFRPGKDLFGRVTAGYLEDMFGGVSAELLWYPTGSRLALGAEVNYARQRDFDMLFGFQDYGVVTGHASAYYDLGNGFLGQIDAGRYLAGDWGATVAIDREFNNGFRVGGYFTLTDVSSSDFGEGSFDKGIRFEVPLSFITGKPSKTVLKQTLRPITRDGGARLNVDNRLHRQVRDYRGKELRDGWGRYLR; encoded by the coding sequence ATGCGTCGTAGAGCTTCAGCGTTTTTCATCTTGGCTTTTGGCACCGCGTCGGCGCTCGCGCTGACGAATGCTGCGGCGCAATCCGACCGCACGGCGCTTTCCACCTACGGCACGCCTGGGCTCATCGAAACGCCAACCGCACGCAGCCTGAAGGATGGCGAACTTGCGTTCACCACCAGTCTCGTCGGCCCCACCCTGCGCAATACAGTCACTTTTCAAATCCTGCCGCGAGTCTCAGGCAGCTTCCGCTACACCCGTATTGACGGCGGGCAAGCCGACGGCACGCCAAACTTCGACAGAAGCTTCGACATCAGCTTTCAACTGCTTGATGAGGGCGAGCTGCGCCCAGCTGTAGCACTTGGCCTACGCGACTTTCTGGGCACCGGTCTTTATAGCGGCGAATATCTGGTTGCGACGAAAAGCATCGGATCGAAACTGGAAGTAACCGGCGGGATCGGCTGGGGGCGTTTCGCAGGCCGTGACAGCTTTACCAATCCTCTCGGCGTCATTGACGACCGCTTTGAAACGCGGCCTGGTGGGTCCAGCAATACAGGCGGGCAAGTCGAAACCGGCAATTGGTTTCGTGGCCCTGCGTCCCTTTTTGGCGGCGTCGCGTATCATTTAAACGATCGTACGACCCTATTCGCAGAATATTCCACGGATACCTATGACCGCGACACCGCGCAGGGTCTTATCGACATTTCCTCGCCGGTCAACTTTGGTCTGCAATACGGGTTTCGCAACGGCATCGACCTGAAAGCCTATGTTGTGGGCGGCGAAGAAATCGGGGCGCAGTTCAGCTATGTGCTTGATCCCGCAAAACGCTTTAATGCCGGCGGGCGTGAAACATCGCCGCGTCCGGTCGGATCACGCAATGATCTGGCCGTCGCCGAATGGAACAATTCGGCCCGCGGCGGCGGAACAGAGGCCGCAACCCGCGTGCTGAATGCGCGTCTGGCGGATGAAGGGCTGGTCCTACAAAGCTTTGAAATGAGCGGCGGTCGCGCGATTGCGCGGATCGAAAACACGCGCTGGGACATCGAAGCCCAAGCCGCAGGGCGTGCTGCGCGCGCCATGGCGACCACCTTGCCGCCAAAAATTGAAGAGCTTGTGGTCGTATTTCAGGACAAAGGCGTGCCGATCAGCCGGGTCGTCACACAACGCTCCGATCTTGAAGAGCTCCAATATGACTACGATGGCTCTTGGCGCAGCTACGCCCGCGCCGAGATTCAGGACGCAGCCGACGAAGGCCGCGCGGGCGAGCTATCTGGGGCTTACCCCGTCTTTGACTACGGTCTTTCACCTTACATGGCGCTGTCGTTCTTTGATCCCGACAACCCCGTGCGCGCCGAAGCGGGGGCCGAGCTTAAACTGTCCTATCGCCCTTCCCCCGGCCTGACCTTCGCCGGCCGGTTCCGGTATCCCTTCGCCGGCAATATTGGCGATTCCGATCGTGTATCTGACTCCGCCATTGAACCTGTGCGCACCAATGCCGTGCTCTATGCCCGCGAATCCGAACTCGAGGTGAACACGCTTACCGCCGAATATATGTTCCGCCCGGGCAAGGATCTGTTTGGGCGTGTCACAGCGGGTTACTTGGAGGATATGTTTGGCGGGGTCTCTGCCGAACTGCTCTGGTACCCGACAGGCAGCCGTCTCGCCCTTGGGGCCGAGGTAAACTACGCAAGACAGCGCGATTTCGATATGCTGTTCGGGTTTCAGGACTACGGCGTCGTCACCGGCCATGCCTCCGCTTATTATGACCTTGGCAACGGGTTCCTCGGGCAAATTGATGCGGGGCGCTACCTTGCCGGCGACTGGGGTGCGACCGTTGCGATTGACCGCGAATTCAACAACGGCTTTCGCGTAGGCGGGTATTTCACACTGACTGATGTTTCTTCTTCCGACTTCGGCGAAGGCTCTTTCGACAAAGGTATCCGGTTTGAAGTGCCTCTGTCCTTCATCACCGGCAAACCCTCCAAAACGGTGCTAAAACAAACGCTACGCCCGATTACGCGTGACGGTGGGGCCCGATTGAACGTAGACAACCGCCTGCATCGTCAGGTCAGGGATTACCGCGGCAAGGAATTGCGCGACGGTTGGGGGCGGTATCTGCGATGA